The Stappia sp. genome window below encodes:
- the nuoG gene encoding NADH-quinone oxidoreductase subunit NuoG, whose product MNRVILVDGKEIEVPQEYTLLQACEAAGAEVPRFCFHDRLSIAGNCRMCLVEVKGGPPKPAASCAMNVRDLRPGPNGEPPEVFTKTPMVKKAREGVMEFLLINHPLDCPICDQGGECDLQDQAMAYGVDASRYAENKRAVEDKYIGPLVKTIMTRCIHCTRCVRFTTEVCGVSDLGLIGRGEDAEITSYLEGALSSEMQGNVVDLCPVGALTHKPYAFQARPWELKKTETIDVMDAVGSAIRVDTRGREVMRVLPRLNEAVNEEWISDKTRYIWDGLRTQRLDRPFVKRDGRLVPASWNEAFAAVADRVKSSSGERMAAIAGDLASVEEMFALKQLMGALGSASIDCRQDGAALDPAIGRDSYLFNATIEGIEDADAVLIIGSNPRVEAPVLNARIRKRMRMGALPVGVIGQAADLTYPTTYLGAGPETLGDLLAGKHAFAETLKSAERPLILVGQGALARPDGAAVLSAAAQLARSVGAVSDEWNGFSVLHTAAARVGGLDIGFVPGEGGRDVAAIQQAAQAGELDVVVLLGADELDMSAFGDAFVVYLGTHGDRGAHRADVILPGATYTEKSGTWVNTEGRVQMGERAGFPPGEAREDWAVLRALSAQLGQTLPFDSLAELRAALYAEYPHMAAIDAIAEGDGSGVARAADIGGSMTAEAFAPAVTDFYLTNPIARASATMAECSALAKARAAEAAE is encoded by the coding sequence ATGAACAGGGTCATTCTGGTCGACGGCAAGGAGATCGAGGTTCCTCAGGAGTACACGCTGCTCCAGGCCTGCGAGGCCGCCGGCGCCGAGGTTCCGCGCTTCTGTTTCCATGACCGGCTGTCGATCGCCGGCAACTGCCGCATGTGCCTCGTGGAGGTGAAGGGCGGGCCGCCGAAGCCGGCCGCCTCCTGCGCCATGAACGTGCGCGACCTGCGTCCGGGCCCGAATGGCGAACCGCCGGAGGTCTTCACCAAGACGCCGATGGTCAAGAAGGCCCGCGAGGGCGTGATGGAGTTCCTGCTGATCAACCATCCGCTGGACTGCCCGATCTGCGACCAGGGCGGCGAGTGCGATCTGCAGGACCAGGCGATGGCCTATGGCGTCGACGCCTCGCGCTACGCGGAGAACAAGCGCGCGGTCGAGGACAAGTACATCGGCCCGCTGGTCAAGACGATCATGACGCGGTGCATCCATTGCACCCGCTGCGTGCGCTTCACCACCGAAGTCTGCGGCGTGTCGGATCTGGGCCTGATCGGCCGCGGCGAGGACGCGGAAATCACCTCCTACCTCGAAGGGGCGCTGTCCTCGGAGATGCAGGGCAATGTCGTCGACCTGTGCCCGGTGGGCGCGCTGACGCACAAGCCCTATGCCTTCCAGGCGCGGCCGTGGGAGCTGAAGAAGACCGAAACCATCGACGTGATGGACGCGGTCGGCTCGGCGATCCGCGTCGATACGCGCGGCCGCGAGGTCATGCGCGTGCTGCCGCGTCTCAACGAGGCGGTGAACGAGGAGTGGATCTCCGACAAGACCCGCTACATCTGGGACGGGCTCAGGACCCAGCGTCTCGACCGGCCCTTCGTCAAGCGGGACGGGCGGCTCGTGCCGGCATCGTGGAACGAGGCCTTCGCGGCGGTGGCCGACAGGGTCAAGTCGTCCTCGGGCGAGCGGATGGCGGCGATTGCCGGCGATCTGGCGAGCGTCGAGGAAATGTTCGCGCTCAAGCAGCTGATGGGCGCGCTCGGCTCGGCCAGCATCGACTGCCGGCAGGACGGGGCGGCGCTCGATCCGGCAATCGGCCGCGACTCCTATCTCTTCAATGCGACCATCGAGGGCATCGAGGACGCGGACGCGGTGCTGATCATCGGCTCCAATCCGCGCGTCGAGGCCCCGGTGCTCAATGCCCGCATCCGCAAGCGCATGCGCATGGGCGCGCTGCCGGTGGGCGTGATCGGGCAGGCGGCCGATCTGACCTATCCGACGACCTATCTGGGCGCGGGGCCGGAGACGCTTGGCGATCTGCTGGCCGGCAAGCATGCCTTTGCCGAAACGCTCAAGTCGGCCGAACGGCCGTTGATCCTCGTCGGGCAGGGCGCGCTGGCGCGTCCCGACGGGGCGGCGGTGCTGTCAGCGGCCGCGCAGCTTGCTAGAAGCGTCGGCGCGGTCTCGGACGAGTGGAACGGTTTCAGCGTGCTGCATACGGCCGCCGCGCGCGTCGGCGGTCTGGACATCGGCTTCGTGCCGGGCGAGGGCGGCCGGGATGTCGCGGCGATCCAGCAGGCCGCGCAGGCGGGCGAGCTGGATGTGGTGGTCCTGCTCGGGGCCGACGAGCTCGACATGTCGGCCTTCGGCGATGCCTTCGTCGTCTATCTCGGCACGCATGGCGATCGCGGCGCGCATCGCGCCGACGTGATCCTGCCGGGCGCGACCTACACCGAGAAGTCGGGCACCTGGGTCAACACCGAGGGGCGTGTGCAGATGGGCGAGCGGGCGGGCTTCCCGCCGGGCGAGGCGCGCGAGGACTGGGCCGTGCTGCGCGCCCTGTCGGCGCAGCTCGGCCAGACGCTGCCCTTCGATTCGCTCGCCGAGCTTCGGGCCGCGCTCTACGCGGAATATCCGCATATGGCCGCGATCGACGCGATTGCCGAAGGCGACGGATCGGGCGTCGCCAGGGCCGCGGACATCGGCGGATCGATGACGGCGGAGGCCTTCGCGCCGGCCGTCACGGATTTCTATCTCACCAATCCGATCGCGCGCGCATCGGCGACGATGGCGGAATGTTCCGCTCTCGCCAAGGCGCGCGCGGCAGAGGCCGCGGAGTAA
- the nuoH gene encoding NADH-quinone oxidoreductase subunit NuoH, which translates to MADFWADYLFPFLIILAQSVLLLVVLLVIVAYILYADRKVWAAVQIRRGPNVVGPWGLLQSFADLLKFVLKEPVIPAGANKGLFLLAPLVTVTLSLAAWAVVPVAEGWVIADINVGILFILAISSLGVYGIIIGGWASNSKYPFLSALRSAAQMVSYEVSIGFVIVTVLLCAGSLNLTDIVKSQETGLATMLGVPWLTILNWYWLPLFPMFVIFFISALAETNRPPFDLAEAESELVAGFMVEYGSTPYMMFMLGEYVAIALMCALTTILFLGGWLPPFDFAPFTWVPGVVWFLLKSLLVFFMFAMVKAMVPRYRYDQLMRLGWKVFLPLSLAMVFIVAAVLMATGLAP; encoded by the coding sequence ATGGCGGACTTCTGGGCGGATTATCTGTTTCCGTTTCTCATCATCCTGGCGCAGAGCGTGCTGTTGCTCGTCGTGCTGCTGGTGATCGTGGCGTATATCCTCTATGCGGACCGCAAGGTCTGGGCAGCGGTGCAGATCCGTCGCGGCCCGAATGTCGTCGGGCCATGGGGACTGCTGCAGTCCTTCGCCGACCTCCTGAAGTTCGTGCTCAAGGAGCCGGTGATCCCGGCTGGCGCCAACAAGGGGCTGTTCCTGCTGGCGCCGCTGGTCACCGTGACCCTGTCGCTGGCCGCCTGGGCCGTCGTGCCGGTGGCCGAGGGATGGGTGATCGCCGACATCAACGTCGGGATCCTCTTCATCCTCGCGATCTCGTCGCTCGGGGTGTATGGCATCATCATCGGCGGATGGGCGTCGAACTCCAAGTATCCGTTCCTCTCCGCGCTGCGCTCGGCGGCGCAAATGGTCTCCTACGAGGTGTCCATCGGCTTCGTGATCGTGACGGTGCTGCTGTGCGCCGGGTCGCTGAACCTGACGGACATCGTGAAGTCGCAGGAGACGGGGCTTGCCACCATGCTCGGCGTGCCGTGGCTGACGATCCTGAACTGGTACTGGCTGCCGCTCTTCCCGATGTTCGTGATCTTCTTCATCTCGGCGCTCGCGGAGACGAACCGCCCGCCGTTCGATCTGGCGGAAGCGGAGTCGGAGCTGGTCGCGGGCTTCATGGTGGAATACGGCTCCACGCCGTACATGATGTTCATGCTGGGTGAGTATGTCGCGATCGCGCTGATGTGCGCGCTGACGACGATCCTGTTCCTCGGCGGGTGGCTGCCGCCGTTCGATTTCGCGCCGTTCACCTGGGTGCCGGGCGTCGTCTGGTTCCTGCTGAAGTCGCTGCTCGTGTTCTTCATGTTCGCGATGGTGAAGGCGATGGTGCCGCGCTACCGCTACGACCAGCTGATGCGGCTCGGCTGGAAGGTGTTCCTGCCGCTGTCGCTGGCGATGGTGTTCATCGTGGCGGCGGTGCTGATGGCCACGGGCCTGGCGCCGTAA
- the nuoK gene encoding NADH-quinone oxidoreductase subunit NuoK, translating to MEIGLSHYLAVAAILFTIGILGIFLNRKNVIVILMSVELMLLSVNLNLVTFSSFLGDLVGQMFALLVLTVAAAEAAIGLAILVVFYRNRGSIAVEDVNMMKG from the coding sequence ATGGAAATCGGTCTGTCACACTACCTGGCGGTCGCCGCTATCCTGTTCACGATCGGGATCTTGGGGATCTTCCTGAACCGGAAGAACGTCATCGTCATTTTGATGTCCGTCGAGCTCATGCTGCTCTCGGTCAACCTGAACCTCGTGACCTTCTCCTCCTTCCTCGGCGATCTGGTCGGGCAGATGTTCGCGCTTCTGGTGCTGACCGTCGCCGCCGCCGAGGCGGCGATCGGTCTGGCAATCCTCGTCGTGTTCTATCGCAACCGCGGTTCGATCGCGGTCGAAGACGTCAACATGATGAAGGGGTGA
- the nuoI gene encoding NADH-quinone oxidoreductase subunit NuoI, producing MALQQAARSLLLKEFVSAFFLAMRYFFKPKPTINYPFEKGPVSPRFRGEHALRRYPNGEERCIACKLCEAICPAQAITIEAGPRRNDGTRRTTRYDIDMVKCIYCGFCQEACPVDAIVEGPNFEFATETREELYYDKEKLLANGDRWEREIANNIAMDAPYR from the coding sequence ATGGCTTTGCAACAGGCTGCCAGGTCGCTCCTGCTGAAGGAGTTCGTGTCCGCCTTCTTCCTGGCGATGCGCTACTTCTTCAAGCCGAAGCCGACCATCAACTACCCCTTCGAGAAGGGGCCGGTGTCGCCGCGCTTCCGGGGCGAGCATGCGCTGCGCCGCTATCCCAACGGCGAGGAGCGCTGCATCGCCTGCAAGCTGTGCGAGGCGATCTGCCCGGCGCAGGCCATCACCATCGAGGCCGGCCCCCGCCGCAACGACGGCACGCGGCGCACCACGCGTTATGACATCGACATGGTGAAATGCATCTACTGCGGCTTCTGCCAGGAAGCCTGCCCGGTGGACGCCATCGTCGAGGGTCCGAATTTCGAGTTCGCGACGGAGACCCGCGAGGAACTCTACTACGACAAGGAAAAGCTGCTCGCCAACGGGGACCGCTGGGAGCGGGAGATCGCCAACAACATCGCCATGGATGCGCCTTATCGCTGA
- a CDS encoding NADH-quinone oxidoreductase subunit J encodes MVLQAIFFYLFAGILVASAFMVIASRNPVHSVLFLILAFFNGAGLFILLGAEFLAMLLVVVYVGAVMVLFLFVVMMLDVDFVEMRQGFLQYMPVGGLIGAILLVELLLVLGAWVISPDMIGQTAAPAPVPEEASNVSALGQLIYTRYILFFQVAGLILLVAMIGAIVLTLRHKEGVKRQDISAQVGRTRDASIEVRKVETGKGI; translated from the coding sequence ATGGTTCTTCAAGCCATCTTTTTCTACCTCTTCGCGGGGATCTTGGTCGCATCGGCGTTCATGGTGATCGCCTCGCGCAACCCCGTTCATTCGGTGCTGTTCCTGATTCTCGCCTTCTTCAACGGCGCCGGCCTGTTCATCCTGCTCGGCGCGGAGTTCCTCGCCATGCTGCTGGTCGTGGTCTACGTCGGCGCGGTGATGGTGCTCTTCCTGTTCGTGGTGATGATGCTCGACGTGGATTTCGTCGAGATGCGTCAGGGCTTCCTGCAATACATGCCGGTGGGCGGGCTGATCGGGGCCATCCTGCTGGTGGAGCTGTTGCTCGTGCTCGGCGCCTGGGTCATTTCGCCCGACATGATCGGGCAGACGGCGGCGCCGGCTCCGGTGCCGGAGGAGGCCTCCAACGTCTCGGCGCTCGGGCAGCTCATCTACACGCGCTACATCCTCTTCTTCCAGGTGGCCGGGCTGATCCTGCTGGTGGCGATGATCGGCGCCATCGTGCTGACGCTGCGCCACAAGGAGGGCGTCAAGCGCCAGGACATTTCCGCCCAGGTCGGCCGGACGCGGGACGCGTCGATCGAGGTGCGCAAGGTCGAAACCGGCAAGGGCATCTGA
- a CDS encoding NADH-quinone oxidoreductase subunit M, giving the protein MSNWPLLSITTFLPLVGVFFILLVRGEDAGAKDNMRRVALITTVFTFGVSLFIWGGFDPQNPGFQFEETGAWLGGSINYRMGVDGISMLFVILTTFLMPFCILASWNSIQNRVKEYMIAFLVLETLMIGVFCALDLVMFYVFFEAGLIPMFLIIGVWGGKRRVYASYKFFLYTLLGSLLMLIALMAMYWEAGTTDIPTLMAHGFPAGMQTWLWLAFFASFAVKMPMWPVHTWLPDAHVEAPTAGSVVLAAILLKMGGYGFLRFSLPMFPLASEMFAPMVFTLSVVAIVYTSLVALAQEDIKKLIAYSSVAHMGYVTMGIFTMTEQGVQGALFQMLSHGIVSGALFLCVGVIYDRMHTRDIAAYGGLVNRMPFYAVAFLIFTMANVGLPGTSGFVGEFLTLMGAFQVNTWVALIATTGVILSAAYALYLYKRVVFGALDKESLKSIMDLSVRERVIIVPLVVLTILFGFYPAPILDVTAASVGALVTNYQAAIEAAQSTAMLAQ; this is encoded by the coding sequence ATGAGCAACTGGCCGCTTCTGTCCATCACCACCTTCCTTCCGCTGGTGGGGGTGTTCTTCATCCTGCTCGTGCGCGGGGAGGATGCGGGCGCGAAAGACAACATGCGCCGGGTGGCGCTGATCACCACCGTCTTCACCTTCGGCGTGTCGCTGTTCATCTGGGGCGGCTTCGACCCGCAGAACCCGGGCTTCCAGTTCGAGGAGACCGGCGCCTGGCTCGGCGGAAGCATCAACTACCGGATGGGTGTCGACGGCATCTCCATGCTGTTCGTCATCCTGACGACCTTCCTGATGCCCTTCTGCATTCTGGCGAGCTGGAACAGCATCCAGAACCGCGTGAAGGAGTACATGATCGCCTTCCTTGTGCTGGAGACGCTGATGATCGGCGTGTTCTGCGCGCTGGATCTGGTCATGTTCTACGTCTTCTTCGAGGCCGGCCTGATCCCGATGTTCCTGATCATCGGCGTGTGGGGCGGCAAGCGGCGCGTCTATGCGAGCTACAAGTTCTTCCTCTACACGCTGCTCGGCTCGCTGCTGATGCTGATCGCGCTGATGGCGATGTACTGGGAGGCCGGCACCACCGACATCCCGACGCTGATGGCGCACGGGTTCCCGGCCGGCATGCAGACCTGGCTGTGGCTCGCCTTCTTCGCGTCCTTCGCCGTCAAGATGCCGATGTGGCCGGTGCACACCTGGCTGCCCGATGCGCACGTGGAGGCGCCGACGGCCGGGTCCGTGGTGCTGGCGGCGATCCTGCTGAAGATGGGCGGCTACGGCTTCCTGCGCTTCTCGCTGCCGATGTTCCCGCTGGCGAGCGAGATGTTCGCGCCGATGGTGTTCACGCTTTCGGTGGTGGCGATCGTCTACACCTCGCTGGTGGCGCTGGCGCAGGAGGACATCAAGAAGCTGATCGCCTATTCCTCCGTCGCGCACATGGGTTATGTGACCATGGGCATCTTCACGATGACGGAGCAGGGGGTGCAGGGCGCGCTGTTCCAGATGCTGTCGCACGGCATCGTGTCGGGCGCGCTGTTCCTCTGCGTCGGGGTGATCTACGACCGCATGCACACCCGCGACATCGCCGCCTATGGCGGACTGGTGAACCGGATGCCGTTCTATGCGGTCGCCTTCCTGATCTTCACCATGGCCAATGTCGGCCTGCCGGGCACGAGCGGCTTCGTCGGCGAGTTCCTGACGCTGATGGGCGCCTTCCAGGTGAACACCTGGGTCGCGCTGATCGCGACGACGGGCGTGATCCTGTCGGCCGCCTATGCGCTCTACCTCTACAAGCGCGTGGTGTTCGGGGCGCTCGACAAGGAAAGCCTGAAGTCGATCATGGATCTGTCGGTGCGCGAGCGCGTGATCATCGTGCCCTTGGTCGTGCTGACCATCCTGTTCGGCTTCTATCCGGCGCCGATCCTCGACGTGACCGCTGCGTCGGTCGGGGCGCTGGTCACCAATTACCAGGCCGCGATCGAGGCGGCTCAGTCGACCGCCATGCTGGCGCAGTGA
- the nuoL gene encoding NADH-quinone oxidoreductase subunit L: MYQAIVFLPLIGFLIAGLFGRMIGAKASEYITSGLLIVAALLSWIAFFSIGFGETPVVRETLLRWMTSGTFNVDWTIRVDTLTAVMLVVVNTVSALVHVYSIGYMHDDPHRPRFFAYLSLFTFAMLMLVTSDNLLQMFFGWEGVGLASYLLIGFWYKKPSANAAAMKAFVVNRVGDFGFLLGIFGLFYLFNSTDYDTIFANAQSFAAAEPEVVIDLFGLQLTQTGALTAVCLLLFMGAMGKSAQFLLHTWLPDAMEGPTPVSALIHAATMVTAGVFMVARLSPVFELSATALTVVTFFGATTAFFAATVGLVQNDIKRVIAYSTCSQLGYMFVALGVGAYSIAVFHLFTHAFFKALLFLGAGSVIHAVSNEQDMRKMGGLRKHIPLTYWMMVIGTLALTGFPLTAGFYSKDAVIEAAYVGHNAFALYGFWLTLAAAALTSFYSWRLAFMTFHGKPRASVDVMKHVHESPLVMTVPLMILAAGALLAGFVFKGAFMGDAYDAFWKGTLFTSEDNHVLHEIHEVALWVKLSPIAMMLGGFAVAWLFYIRSPELPRKLAERHDGLYQFLLNKWYFDELYDAIFVRPGMWVGRQLWKKGDGVVIDGFGPNGVAARVQTVTNWVVRLQTGYLYHYAFAMLIGVAALITWSMFSVGGAH; this comes from the coding sequence ATGTATCAGGCTATCGTCTTTCTGCCCCTGATCGGCTTCCTGATCGCCGGCCTCTTCGGCCGGATGATCGGCGCCAAGGCAAGCGAATACATCACCAGCGGTCTGCTGATCGTGGCCGCGCTGCTGTCGTGGATCGCGTTCTTCTCCATCGGCTTCGGCGAGACGCCGGTCGTGCGCGAGACGCTGCTGCGCTGGATGACGTCGGGCACCTTCAACGTCGACTGGACGATCCGCGTCGACACGCTCACCGCCGTGATGCTGGTGGTGGTCAACACGGTGTCGGCGCTCGTGCATGTCTATTCCATCGGCTACATGCACGACGATCCGCACCGGCCGCGCTTCTTCGCCTATCTGTCGCTGTTCACCTTCGCCATGCTGATGCTGGTGACCTCCGACAACCTGCTGCAGATGTTCTTCGGCTGGGAGGGCGTCGGTCTCGCCTCCTATCTGCTGATCGGCTTCTGGTACAAGAAGCCCTCGGCGAACGCGGCGGCGATGAAGGCCTTTGTCGTGAACCGGGTGGGCGACTTCGGCTTCCTGCTCGGCATCTTCGGCCTGTTCTACCTGTTCAACTCCACCGACTACGACACGATCTTCGCCAACGCACAGAGCTTCGCGGCTGCGGAGCCGGAAGTGGTGATCGACCTGTTCGGCCTGCAGCTGACGCAGACCGGCGCGCTCACCGCCGTCTGCCTGCTGCTCTTCATGGGCGCGATGGGCAAGTCGGCGCAGTTCCTGCTGCACACCTGGCTGCCGGACGCGATGGAAGGCCCGACGCCGGTCTCCGCGCTGATCCACGCCGCGACCATGGTGACGGCCGGCGTGTTCATGGTGGCGCGCCTGTCGCCGGTGTTCGAATTGTCGGCCACCGCGTTGACGGTGGTGACCTTCTTCGGCGCGACGACGGCCTTCTTCGCCGCCACCGTCGGTCTGGTGCAGAACGACATCAAGCGCGTGATCGCCTATTCGACCTGTTCGCAGCTCGGCTACATGTTCGTGGCGCTCGGGGTCGGAGCCTATTCGATCGCCGTCTTCCATCTGTTCACGCATGCCTTCTTCAAGGCGCTCCTGTTCCTCGGCGCCGGCTCGGTGATCCACGCCGTGTCGAACGAGCAGGACATGCGCAAGATGGGCGGACTGCGCAAACACATCCCGCTGACCTACTGGATGATGGTGATCGGCACGCTGGCGCTGACCGGCTTCCCGCTGACCGCCGGCTTCTATTCCAAGGATGCGGTGATCGAGGCGGCCTACGTCGGGCACAACGCCTTCGCGCTCTACGGCTTCTGGCTGACGCTCGCGGCGGCCGCGCTGACGTCCTTCTACTCGTGGCGGCTCGCGTTCATGACCTTCCACGGCAAGCCGCGCGCCTCCGTGGACGTGATGAAGCACGTGCACGAAAGCCCGCTGGTGATGACCGTGCCGCTGATGATCCTGGCCGCCGGGGCGCTGCTTGCGGGTTTCGTCTTCAAGGGCGCCTTCATGGGCGATGCCTATGACGCCTTCTGGAAGGGCACGCTCTTCACGTCCGAGGACAATCACGTCCTGCACGAGATCCACGAGGTGGCGCTGTGGGTGAAGCTCTCGCCGATCGCCATGATGCTGGGCGGCTTCGCCGTGGCGTGGCTGTTCTACATCCGCTCGCCGGAGCTGCCGCGCAAGCTCGCCGAACGCCATGACGGGCTGTACCAGTTCCTCCTGAACAAGTGGTACTTCGACGAGCTCTATGATGCGATCTTCGTGCGTCCCGGCATGTGGGTCGGCCGCCAGCTCTGGAAGAAGGGCGACGGCGTTGTCATCGACGGCTTCGGCCCGAACGGGGTCGCGGCGCGGGTCCAGACCGTCACCAACTGGGTCGTCCGGCTGCAGACCGGGTACCTCTATCACTATGCCTTCGCCATGCTGATCGGCGTCGCCGCGCTGATCACCTGGTCCATGTTCTCCGTCGGGGGCGCTCACTGA